In the genome of Apostichopus japonicus isolate 1M-3 chromosome 15, ASM3797524v1, whole genome shotgun sequence, one region contains:
- the LOC139981387 gene encoding uncharacterized protein, whose product MILLIELLALVLILLLALVEAIIISIREKWRDGVGNDFGKTRKRSAKRLIREIREMETHARQRNHILRYLKKIRINQMKRTTSQVEDLPEILDQFAASKVLISLFPLPPIDLGLTLTTDILPTGKELILYRPPVDVSHRRVDVTAALDLARSLDTIMVASKVLQDLKELKAVHLDTRENLLFKVVADETIFVDSEEQLVERRDVAPNR is encoded by the exons ATGATACTGCTTATTGAACTATTAGCTTTAGTTCTTATCTTGCTTCTTGCTCTCGTTGAGGCAATTATCATCAGCATCCGAGAAAAATGGCGAGATGGAGTCG GCAACGACTTCGGGAAGACTAGGAAGAGGAGTGCGAAGAGACTGATCAGAGAGATCCGAGAAA TGGAGACTCATGCCCGACAAAGAAATCATATTCTTCGTTATCTGAAGAAGATCAGAATCAACCAGATGAAAAGAACAACATCTCAAGTAGAAGATCTTCCTGAAATCTTG GACCAGTTTGCCGCAAGCAAAGTCCTCATAAGTCTTTTTCCTCTCCCTCCCATTGACCTTGGATTGACCTTGACCAC cGATATACTGCCAACCGGAAAAGAACTCATTCTTTACAGACCACCAGTCGATGTATCACACCGTCGAGTTGATGTTACTG CTGCTCTTGACCTTGCTCGGTCCTTGGATACCATCATGGTTGCCAGTAAAGTACTTCAAGATCTGAAGGAACTCAAGGCTGTCCATCTTGATACAAGGGAAAACCTTCTCTTTAAG GTTGTCGCTGATGAAACAATTTTTGTGGACAGCGAAGAACAACTGGTAGAGAGAAGGGATGTAGCTCCTAACAGGTAA
- the LOC139981581 gene encoding uncharacterized protein, with protein sequence MLYRPHFPFGLTLDVSAACDVARAFETMIAALYWCLHYQTPSGQTIPLVHFGYFGDFKPVLVDETIFVDNEQYLWRILFLYLQQGIVLQQEKKLCFIDLDSSMG encoded by the exons ATGTTGTACCGCCCTCATTTCCCATTTGGCTTGACTCTTGACGTCTCAG CTGCTTGTGACGTTGCCCGGGCATTCGAAACCATGATTGCTGCCCTCTATTGGTGTCTTCACTACCAGACACCCTCGGGCCAGACCATACCCCTAGTTCATTTTGGATACTTTGGTGATTTTAAACCG GTTCTCGTTGATGAAACAATTTTTGTGGACAACGAACAATACCTGTGGAGAATCCTATTCCTATATCTACAACAAG GGATTGTTTTACAACAGGAAAAGAAGTTGTGCTTTATCGACCTCGATTCTTCCATgggttga